A DNA window from Paenibacillus sp. HWE-109 contains the following coding sequences:
- a CDS encoding NPCBM/NEW2 domain-containing protein, with amino-acid sequence MCKKISTCVGLIFMLLFVTVAPVFASTNIQSTASPVVNDSYTNQKNYVDLRFGMFIHYNMGTYHDQEWVTPGQDPLSFNPEHVNTDQWAQAAESAGIKYTVLTTKHHDGFALWPTKYGNYNVMNSSYKKDIVRQYVDSMRAKGILPGLYFSIWDRQQGIQKGSVSRADIEFIKGQLTELLTNYGEIPVLIIDGWAWEMGHNEVPYQEIRELIKRLQPNILIVDHNGQTQPWDEDIIYFEEPKGVWAPSNNAYAANQGMPLVSSQWFWHNWMTNTEPASVQNIVQDHLGFLEPRYTNFLLNVSPNPDGELDNNVVNRLGEIGQAWSPNASRPPLPGQPIVMEHPITANSATATSGNASNAIDGLMDYVNDTYSETVWQTNTSLPQSITFDLGYTYNNINMLNYLPSQNLSEGMITSYTLYVSEDGTNFTSVTSGTWDGDKTMKRVTFPSQTARYVKMEVNSAVGGFAAAGELAVGSYTNEVPTRTGIDSFDVNTLYRIVNKATGKVLGVGNSPANGAAVAERTQSGALDQQWVIDDVGLGKYKIANKQSGQVMDVPGASKTPEVPVIQWTDSETAADPTAINQQWTISNVGNGYFKITNVNSRLALEISNGSAADGNPVVQNTYTGSDSQLWKVEKLPSLIKNVKVNGVSVKGLNSENRTATLTVLREKNLEVPTVTADKASEDVQLVIHPADSLPGATTITATADGGATQEVYTLNFELVDRYASDLEWLSASSGWLTVKKDKSLDGNTIRLMGNSGAATYEKGFGVHAESRIIFDISDKNYESFTALAGVDQEMAKSPSYADVEFKVLVDGVEKFASGVMKVTDLAKAVDVNVVGASVVELVVTKSDNDNSEDHASWANATFRIAEGKSEQKEELPEVDYLSDLNWISASSGWLDVKKDKSIAGNAIVLKNGAEDLSFAKGLGTHANSTIKYDLTGANYETFSAFIGVDKEVNGGSYKGNGSIQFKVSGVKNDDTIESLYSGSLLRVSDDAKFVKVNVKGYKELILEVTDSGNGNSEDHGDWANAKLTKLNVEATPVISGVMPVNVVTATYVPPVLPASVTVVYNNATTADKSVQWDLVDSSKYKSAGSFIVNGAVDGTVIPAVANVTVTENTYRADLVALIANAQVQYDFAVVGTAVGNYPASSKSTLQAAIAHAQQLVDLNAATKQEFEAETAALNTALQTFVLTKIGQVNVQSITVTNSTTTISVKGGSLQLQAAVLPANAVNKSVTWAVYEADGRTPTDKAIIDVNGLLVAAKDGIVKVVATANDGSQIFGNKIITISGQNDNPGVNPGSGSSSGSGNPTTSPVKEDPTKYVPKDTELRVEPVQENQTGVTATIDRDRLVQKLADLKAASSSNLNFELPGVYERNAVQLPLDILYNSLKESKGTVLTLRNHLGSYNLPLSILNREDVASAVDTEGAVLIIRMDKAKSQHELQFDQSITENGMKRVSDMIDYKVILKSKDKEVEITNFGNSFITRMMNVDGVIQDSSIATAVVYDQATGEMKFVPSVFTVKDGKTEATITRNTNSLYAIVQHKKTFDDMNGHWAQKDVESLASKMVIDGTTDHTYTPEMQVTRTQFAALLVRGLGLRAETTPSVFTDVSDNQWYASEVGTAAKYGLVQGVGEGRFNPDQLITREQMVVMMMKAAHLVQGELKPEAGTNIQFSDQDQLSDYARSAVAEAASKGLVHGKTETTFAPQEAATRAEAAVLIKQAMQYLKLIN; translated from the coding sequence TTGTGTAAAAAGATTTCAACATGTGTAGGACTTATATTTATGCTTCTTTTTGTCACGGTGGCTCCCGTTTTTGCGAGTACAAATATTCAAAGCACAGCAAGCCCCGTTGTGAATGATAGTTACACGAATCAGAAAAACTATGTGGATCTCAGGTTTGGTATGTTTATCCACTATAACATGGGAACCTATCACGATCAGGAATGGGTGACGCCAGGACAAGATCCACTATCTTTTAATCCTGAGCATGTGAATACAGACCAATGGGCGCAAGCCGCCGAATCCGCAGGTATCAAATATACCGTTCTAACGACCAAGCATCATGACGGATTTGCCCTGTGGCCAACCAAATACGGCAATTATAACGTGATGAACAGCTCCTACAAGAAAGATATCGTAAGGCAATATGTAGATTCCATGCGCGCCAAAGGAATTTTGCCGGGGCTATACTTCTCCATTTGGGATCGTCAGCAAGGTATTCAAAAGGGTTCCGTCAGCAGAGCGGATATCGAATTTATTAAAGGGCAACTAACAGAGTTGCTGACGAATTACGGTGAAATACCGGTTCTAATTATCGACGGCTGGGCCTGGGAGATGGGTCATAATGAAGTTCCATATCAAGAAATCCGCGAATTGATAAAGCGACTACAGCCTAATATTCTTATTGTGGATCACAATGGACAAACGCAGCCATGGGATGAGGACATTATTTATTTTGAAGAACCTAAGGGCGTTTGGGCGCCTTCCAACAATGCGTATGCCGCTAACCAGGGCATGCCGCTCGTGTCCAGTCAATGGTTCTGGCACAATTGGATGACGAATACAGAGCCGGCAAGCGTGCAGAATATTGTGCAGGATCATCTCGGTTTTTTGGAACCGCGTTATACAAACTTTTTGCTCAACGTTTCACCGAATCCGGATGGGGAACTGGATAACAACGTAGTCAATCGATTGGGGGAGATTGGACAAGCATGGTCGCCGAATGCATCTCGTCCTCCACTGCCTGGGCAGCCAATCGTGATGGAGCATCCGATTACAGCTAATTCGGCAACGGCTACTAGCGGGAATGCAAGCAATGCGATTGATGGCCTTATGGATTATGTAAACGACACTTACTCTGAGACTGTTTGGCAAACGAACACATCTCTGCCTCAATCCATTACATTCGATTTGGGCTACACGTACAACAACATTAATATGTTGAATTACTTGCCTTCGCAAAATTTATCAGAAGGTATGATTACTTCCTATACGTTATATGTGAGCGAAGATGGTACGAACTTCACTTCGGTTACTAGCGGAACATGGGATGGGGACAAGACCATGAAACGTGTGACTTTCCCATCGCAAACAGCACGCTATGTCAAAATGGAAGTGAATTCGGCCGTAGGCGGCTTCGCTGCTGCAGGCGAGCTGGCAGTCGGCTCATACACCAATGAAGTTCCAACTCGGACGGGGATTGACTCCTTTGATGTCAACACGTTGTATCGCATCGTCAATAAAGCGACCGGCAAAGTATTGGGCGTTGGGAATTCGCCCGCTAATGGAGCGGCTGTTGCCGAGCGAACCCAATCGGGTGCGCTGGATCAGCAATGGGTTATCGATGATGTAGGTCTGGGCAAATATAAGATTGCCAATAAGCAAAGCGGACAAGTGATGGATGTTCCAGGTGCCAGTAAAACGCCTGAAGTACCAGTCATTCAATGGACAGATTCTGAAACTGCTGCAGATCCTACAGCCATAAACCAGCAGTGGACCATCTCCAATGTTGGCAATGGTTACTTCAAAATTACCAACGTAAACAGCCGATTGGCCTTGGAAATCAGCAACGGTTCTGCTGCTGACGGAAATCCGGTTGTTCAAAACACGTATACAGGAAGCGATAGTCAATTATGGAAAGTGGAAAAACTGCCTTCTCTGATTAAAAATGTGAAAGTGAACGGAGTGTCTGTCAAAGGTCTTAATTCTGAGAATCGTACGGCGACGCTGACTGTTCTGAGAGAAAAAAACCTGGAAGTACCAACAGTGACAGCGGACAAAGCATCTGAAGACGTGCAGTTGGTCATCCACCCAGCCGACAGTTTGCCAGGCGCGACGACCATCACAGCTACAGCTGACGGCGGAGCGACACAGGAAGTCTACACGCTGAACTTTGAACTAGTGGATCGTTATGCGAGCGACCTGGAATGGTTAAGTGCATCTTCAGGCTGGTTAACCGTTAAGAAGGACAAAAGCCTGGACGGAAATACAATAAGGCTAATGGGCAATAGCGGCGCTGCAACGTACGAGAAGGGCTTTGGCGTACATGCCGAGTCGAGAATTATTTTTGACATTTCCGATAAAAATTATGAGTCCTTCACGGCTCTTGCCGGAGTCGACCAAGAAATGGCCAAATCGCCGTCTTATGCCGACGTGGAATTCAAGGTACTTGTAGACGGCGTAGAGAAATTTGCGAGCGGTGTGATGAAGGTTACTGATTTGGCCAAAGCGGTTGATGTCAATGTAGTTGGCGCAAGCGTTGTGGAACTTGTTGTGACGAAGAGCGATAACGATAATAGCGAGGATCATGCAAGCTGGGCCAATGCAACGTTTAGAATTGCGGAAGGCAAATCCGAACAGAAGGAAGAATTGCCTGAAGTTGACTATTTGAGCGATTTGAATTGGATTAGCGCATCCTCAGGTTGGTTGGATGTGAAGAAAGACAAGAGCATCGCTGGCAATGCGATCGTATTGAAGAATGGGGCCGAGGATCTCTCCTTTGCCAAAGGCCTTGGGACTCATGCCAATTCAACGATCAAGTATGATCTTACTGGAGCTAATTATGAAACCTTCTCCGCCTTTATCGGTGTAGATAAGGAAGTGAACGGCGGAAGTTACAAAGGCAACGGCTCGATACAGTTTAAAGTGTCAGGAGTGAAGAACGATGACACGATCGAATCGCTTTACTCCGGAAGTTTGTTGAGAGTGTCGGATGATGCCAAATTTGTGAAGGTAAATGTTAAAGGTTATAAAGAGCTAATATTGGAAGTTACGGATTCCGGCAATGGAAACAGCGAAGATCACGGCGATTGGGCGAATGCGAAGCTGACTAAGCTGAATGTTGAAGCGACACCCGTGATTTCGGGCGTTATGCCAGTAAACGTAGTTACGGCTACGTATGTTCCGCCGGTTCTGCCTGCGAGTGTCACAGTTGTGTATAACAATGCGACAACTGCCGATAAGTCGGTTCAGTGGGATCTGGTAGATTCGTCTAAGTATAAATCAGCTGGCAGTTTCATCGTGAATGGTGCTGTTGATGGCACAGTCATACCTGCTGTAGCAAACGTTACGGTTACAGAAAACACGTATAGAGCTGATCTAGTGGCGCTTATCGCGAATGCCCAAGTTCAATATGATTTTGCTGTAGTAGGAACAGCAGTCGGCAATTACCCGGCAAGCTCGAAATCAACCCTGCAAGCAGCAATCGCGCATGCGCAGCAACTTGTAGACCTGAATGCTGCTACTAAACAGGAATTCGAAGCTGAAACGGCAGCGTTGAACACCGCACTGCAAACGTTTGTGTTAACAAAGATTGGGCAGGTGAATGTACAATCGATCACTGTCACAAATTCGACGACGACGATTTCTGTGAAGGGCGGAAGCCTTCAATTGCAAGCGGCGGTGCTGCCTGCCAATGCTGTCAATAAGTCAGTGACATGGGCGGTATACGAAGCGGACGGCAGAACACCTACGGATAAAGCCATAATTGACGTAAATGGTTTATTGGTAGCTGCGAAGGATGGAATCGTAAAAGTGGTTGCCACAGCTAACGATGGTTCGCAGATTTTTGGGAACAAAATCATTACGATATCCGGGCAAAATGACAATCCTGGTGTTAACCCTGGTTCGGGTAGTTCCAGTGGTTCTGGCAATCCAACCACATCGCCAGTGAAAGAAGATCCAACTAAGTACGTACCCAAGGATACGGAACTTAGGGTCGAGCCTGTACAAGAAAATCAAACAGGTGTAACGGCAACCATCGATCGTGATCGTCTGGTTCAGAAATTAGCAGATCTTAAAGCTGCAAGCAGCTCAAACCTCAATTTCGAGCTGCCAGGCGTGTATGAAAGAAATGCCGTACAGCTGCCGCTTGATATTTTGTATAACAGTCTTAAAGAAAGTAAAGGAACGGTCCTGACCCTAAGAAATCATTTGGGATCATATAACCTGCCGCTGTCCATCCTGAACCGTGAAGATGTTGCGAGCGCGGTTGATACAGAAGGCGCAGTGCTGATCATTCGCATGGATAAAGCTAAAAGCCAGCACGAACTGCAATTTGATCAATCCATCACAGAGAATGGTATGAAACGCGTAAGCGATATGATCGATTACAAAGTGATTCTGAAATCTAAGGACAAAGAAGTAGAAATTACGAACTTTGGCAACAGCTTTATCACACGCATGATGAATGTAGATGGTGTCATTCAGGATTCATCGATTGCCACTGCGGTCGTTTACGATCAGGCTACAGGAGAAATGAAATTCGTGCCTTCCGTGTTTACTGTGAAAGATGGCAAGACAGAAGCAACCATAACCCGAAATACGAACAGTCTGTATGCGATCGTTCAACACAAGAAAACGTTTGACGATATGAATGGACACTGGGCACAGAAAGATGTTGAGAGCCTAGCTTCCAAAATGGTGATCGACGGGACAACGGATCACACGTATACACCGGAGATGCAAGTCACTCGGACTCAGTTTGCAGCACTTCTCGTAAGGGGACTGGGCTTACGGGCAGAGACCACGCCATCCGTATTTACAGATGTTTCTGACAACCAGTGGTATGCCTCAGAAGTAGGTACAGCTGCGAAGTACGGCTTGGTTCAAGGTGTTGGCGAGGGCAGATTCAACCCGGATCAACTGATTACGAGAGAGCAGATGGTCGTCATGATGATGAAAGCTGCCCATCTCGTTCAGGGAGAATTGAAACCGGAAGCTGGTACGAATATTCAATTCTCCGATCAAGACCAGTTATCTGATTACGCCCGCAGCGCGGTAGCGGAAGCCGCCAGCAAAGGTCTGGTTCATGGGAAAACAGAAACAACCTTCGCACCGCAAGAGGCAGCCACTCGCGCAGAGGCTGCGGTGCTTATCAAACAAGCGATGCAATATTTGAAGTTGATTAATTAA